Within the Salinimonas marina genome, the region GTGAAGCGGGTAAATCGTTTGTTTCAAGAACCCGTCTTGAATGTGCTGAATTAGATGGCAAAGCCATCACGGTCTTTCGGGTGGTGCTGGCCAACCCGTTAACCACCGAACAGGATCTGGCAAATATACTCGAAGAGCAGGCGTTGCTGGCGCAAAAGATGCGCTTATGGAAGGAGCTGGATAAAAGAGCCATGGCGATGCTGAAACACGCCAGTGTCTAAGCAACAGACCAGGCTACCTCAGGCCCTACCCAGGGTGGCGACCTGAGGTAGCCTGGTAGGGGATCAGCGCGTCACGGTTTTATTGTCGATAAGACGAACTTTTCCTAACCAGGCCGCAGCCAGTATCACCAGCTCACGGTCATCTTCGGTGGCAGGCTCCAGGGTATCGGCCCGGCGAATTTCGATATAGTCGGGGGTAAAGCCGGCTTCGGTTAAGGCGTTTATCTGCTGCTGACTAAGCTCAGGCAACGTCCCGGCCCCGATTTCAATAGCTGTGGCCAGCTGACACATACACTGATAAAGCCGGGGCGCGAGCTGACGCTCAGCCGCGGTGAGATAGCCATTGCGCGAACTTAACGCCAGCCCATCTGCGGCCCGCTCGGTGGGCACCCCTTCAATCTCAATATCAATGGAGAGATCCTGGGCCATTAGCCGGATTACCTGCAGCTGCTGAAAGTCTTTCTGGCCAAAAAAGGCGCGGTCGGGCTGCACCATATTAAACAGCTTGCTGACCACAGTCGCCACCCCTCGAAAATGCCCCGGGCGGCTGCTTCCACAAATCATGTCTGAAATACCCGGTACCTGAACAAAAGTTTGTTCATCCAGCCCCGTGGGTACATCTCGGGTACTGAGGGTAAAAATAAGACATCGGTGCCACAGGCACTTAGCTGCGCCTGATCTTCTTTAATGGTGCGCGGATAGGTGTCCAGGTCTTCGTTTTGGCCAAATTGCAGTGGGTTCACAAAAATAGAGGCAACCACAATATCGCAGCTTTGGCGCGCAGCCGAGATAAGCTTTAAGTGACCGGCATGCAGGTTGCCCATGGTAGGCACAAAGCCGACGGTTTTTCCTTGCTGATGCCACTGTTTACGCAGCTGGCGTAAGGCGGTAATTGACTCAACTGTTTGCATAGGTTTACTCAAAGCTGTGCTCGGGGCCGGGAAAGACGCCGGCCTGGACCTGTTGAATATATAATGCCACGGCGCTACGAAGATTGCCGGTTTCGGCCAGATAATTTTTTGAAAATTTAGGCATGTAGTTGGCACTTACCCCCAGCATATCGTGCATCACCAGAATCTGCCCATCGGTATCCTTGCCGGCGCCAATGCCAATAACCGGGATGCTCAGCTGTTGCGCTATCTGGCTGCCCAGGCTGGCAGGCACACACTCTAATACCAACAGCTGGGCCCCGGCTGCTTCCAGCGCCTTTGCATCATCAACTAGTTGCTGCGCTTTGTCACTCTGACGGCCCTGAACTTTAAAACCGCCCAACACATGGACGGCCTGGGGGGTTAGGCCGATGTGTGCACAGACCGGTACACTGCGCTCTACCAGCCCTTGTATCGTCTGACACAGCCACTGACCGCCTTCGAGTTTTACCATGCTGGCGCCCGCAACCATTAGCTTGGCGGCATTGTGATAAGCAGACTCGGGGGTGGCATAAGACATAAATGGCATATCGGCCAGCACAAAGGCACGCTGGGTGCCGTTACGTACCGCTTTGGTATGATAAGCAATATCATCAACGGTAACGCTGAGGGTGTCGTCCTGACCCTGTAACACCATGCCCAGCGAGTCACCTATCAGCATGGCGTCCACACCTGCTTCATCAAAAACTTTGGCAAAGCTGGCATCGTAGGCCGTCAACGAGGTGATCTTTTCGCCTTTCTGCTTTTTAGCCAGCAATGTTGAAACCGTGACTTTTTTCATAACCCGTCAAACTTTAAAAAGTGTCTAAAGGGCGAACTATACGGATTTTAGCGCTGATTGGAAGGGCGCAAACGACGCAGGCCATCCAGCGAGCATTTTGCTACCCAGGCCGCCAGGGGTTTGCCGTCAGGCATAATCATGCTGGCGGCAATTTCAAACAGCGGCACCAGCACAAATTCGCGTTCGGCCAGGCCGATGTGGGGCACCATCAATGTCTGACTATGAATTTGCTGGTTCCCGAATAACAAAATATCCAGGTCCAGGGTCCGGGGGCCCCAGCGTTCGGCTTTGCGCACCCGGCCATGTTGCTGTTCAATTGCCTGTAACTGTTTTAATAAATCTAACGGCGCTAAGCCCGTTTCCAGCAGCGCCACGGCATTGACAAAATCCGGCTGATTTTGCGGACCCATGGGGGCACTGGCATACAGGCTCGATTGTTTGAGCAGCCGGGTTTCGGGCAGCGCGTCCATCGCCTCGAAGGCGGCATTCAGGGTTTGTACCGACTCCCCCTGGTTGCTGCCAAGGCCAATATAGACGTGCTCGTTATGCATTATCAGACCCTTTGGCCTGACTGGCACGCCGGCGGCGGCGTTTGGGTTTACTGCCGCCTTCTTTCTGGCGCAAGGTGGTGAGCATTTTTTTCTGTAACCCCGGATCGCCATGCTGAAACTGGGTCCACCAGTCGGTCAGCTCAATCAAATCACCACCCTCGGTTTCTGCCCGTACCTGTAAAAAGTCGTAGGCAGCCCGGAATTTAGGGTGATTAAGCATCTGAAAGGCGCGGCGACCAAAGCGACGCGGCAAACGATGTTGCAGCATCCAGATATCGCGAATGACGGTCGAAAACCGTTTCGGGATCATGATGCGCTGTGTTTGACGATGTAAAATATCACCGGTGGCGATATTGAACGCGTCATGGGGACTCAGCCCTGCTTCTGCCTGCAATTTTTGGGCATGCTCTTCTAACGGATACCACAACATGGCAGCATACAAAAAGGCCGGGGTGACCCGCATGCCATTGTTGACCCGTTCATCGGTATTGGCCAGTACCGTCAATACAAACTGCATCTCTTTACTGCGCGGGTCTTCAAGCAGCGGCGTTAACTGCGGGAACAAAGGTTCCAGTAAGCCATAGTCATGCAGGGCAACAAAGGTATCTTTACCCTGACCGGATAAAAACAGTTTCAGGGTTTCTTCAAACAGCCGGGCCGGGGGAATATTGCCTAGCAGGTGCGCAAGGGGCTTAATAGGATCCGCCGTCCCCGGTGCAATCGTCATATTCAGTTTGACAGCAAACCGGATAGCACGCAGCATCCGGACCGGATCTTCACGATAGCGAACTTCCGGATCGCCAATAAGCTCAACCTGACGCTGTTCGATAGCGCGGCGACCATTGGCAAAATCGGTGACACTAAAGTCAGCGACACTGTAATACATGGCATTAAAGGTAAAATCGCGACGCTCGGCATCTTCTATAATGGAGCCGAACACATTATCCCGTAGCAACTGGCCATGCTCACTGGCCTTGCCCAGACTATTGCCTTCTTCGGCGGCCGGATCGTGGTGACCACGAAAGGTCGCGACTTCAATAATATCGCGGCCAAAGACAATATGCGCCAGCCGGAAGCGCCGGCCAATTAAGCGACAGTTTTTAAACAGACCTTTAATCTGTTCGGGGGTGGCGTTGGTTACCACATCAAAATCTTTAGGCAACAACCCCAGCATCAGGTCGCGCACACAGCCGCCGACCAGATAGGCTTCAAAGCCGGCATTGTTGAGGCGATACAGGACTTTCAGCGCATTATCAGAAATATTTTCTCGCGAAATGCCGTGTTCAGCCCTAGGGATCACATGTCCTTCAACTGCAGCCTCACTACTGTCTGATTTGCTAAAAACCCGCTTAACGGTATCAAACATACGCGTAATAATAATAATATCTCCGATGTTAACTAGTCTGTATAAAAGGTGGACTGGTGCTTATCCACCATAATTTCCTGTGTGCCTGGTAAGGCCTCACAGCAAAAGTGATCCACTGCCCAGTTCAGTATTTTATCACAACTGGTGCCGTGAAGCGTATCCGGAACGTCCAGATGCAAAAATTTTAACGCCTGTAGCAGATTTGCTTGCGCATTGTGGTTGTCCAGTGCGGCTGCCCGGTTTTGTTTGCTGAGCTTAAAACCAGGCTCGGTAGCGGCCACCGGCAGATGTGCATAGTGGGGAGCCGGGGCATCAAAATACCGATACAAGCTAAGATGCGCCGCGGTAGTGGGTAGCAGGTCACTGCCACGGACAATATGCGTTACCCCTTGGGCGATATCATCAGCCACCACCGCCAGATTATAGGCATACAGGCCATCGCGCCGTTGTAGTACCATATCGTCTAAGGCG harbors:
- the panB gene encoding 3-methyl-2-oxobutanoate hydroxymethyltransferase, translating into MKKVTVSTLLAKKQKGEKITSLTAYDASFAKVFDEAGVDAMLIGDSLGMVLQGQDDTLSVTVDDIAYHTKAVRNGTQRAFVLADMPFMSYATPESAYHNAAKLMVAGASMVKLEGGQWLCQTIQGLVERSVPVCAHIGLTPQAVHVLGGFKVQGRQSDKAQQLVDDAKALEAAGAQLLVLECVPASLGSQIAQQLSIPVIGIGAGKDTDGQILVMHDMLGVSANYMPKFSKNYLAETGNLRSAVALYIQQVQAGVFPGPEHSFE
- the folK gene encoding 2-amino-4-hydroxy-6-hydroxymethyldihydropteridine diphosphokinase, whose amino-acid sequence is MHNEHVYIGLGSNQGESVQTLNAAFEAMDALPETRLLKQSSLYASAPMGPQNQPDFVNAVALLETGLAPLDLLKQLQAIEQQHGRVRKAERWGPRTLDLDILLFGNQQIHSQTLMVPHIGLAEREFVLVPLFEIAASMIMPDGKPLAAWVAKCSLDGLRRLRPSNQR
- the pcnB gene encoding polynucleotide adenylyltransferase PcnB — encoded protein: MPRAEHGISRENISDNALKVLYRLNNAGFEAYLVGGCVRDLMLGLLPKDFDVVTNATPEQIKGLFKNCRLIGRRFRLAHIVFGRDIIEVATFRGHHDPAAEEGNSLGKASEHGQLLRDNVFGSIIEDAERRDFTFNAMYYSVADFSVTDFANGRRAIEQRQVELIGDPEVRYREDPVRMLRAIRFAVKLNMTIAPGTADPIKPLAHLLGNIPPARLFEETLKLFLSGQGKDTFVALHDYGLLEPLFPQLTPLLEDPRSKEMQFVLTVLANTDERVNNGMRVTPAFLYAAMLWYPLEEHAQKLQAEAGLSPHDAFNIATGDILHRQTQRIMIPKRFSTVIRDIWMLQHRLPRRFGRRAFQMLNHPKFRAAYDFLQVRAETEGGDLIELTDWWTQFQHGDPGLQKKMLTTLRQKEGGSKPKRRRRRASQAKGSDNA
- a CDS encoding glutamate--tRNA ligase family protein; translated protein: MVLQRRDGLYAYNLAVVADDIAQGVTHIVRGSDLLPTTAAHLSLYRYFDAPAPHYAHLPVAATEPGFKLSKQNRAAALDNHNAQANLLQALKFLHLDVPDTLHGTSCDKILNWAVDHFCCEALPGTQEIMVDKHQSTFYTD